From Ictalurus punctatus breed USDA103 chromosome 26, Coco_2.0, whole genome shotgun sequence:
GGCAttacacaggtacacacacacacacacacacacacacacacacacacacacacacacacacacacacctgtctctctctgtctgtctgtctgtctgtcgctccacctgtctgtctctctctgcctgtctacatacacacataccgTCAGATCCAGAAGTATTGAAATATTCTTATGAGCAAAATGTAACTGAAGCATGTCCATATTTAAAATGCTGGTCTGTGATTGGTCAACAGGAGCAGGTGGAGGCAGGGCTTCCTCTGCAGATCTGCCTGTCCCGGTTTACACGCTGGCTTCACACACTGCAGCAGGAAAGAGACGTGGTGTTCCCGAGagattacacacagacacaccccgCTGTGTCGGGGAAACCCTGTGCCTTCCTCACCTggtcaggtaacacacacacacacacacacacacacacacacacacacacacacacacactcagagtcaCACCGAGTGCTGTTGTTTTGCTTAAATTcacatgggtgtgtgtgttaatacagATTGGGATCTCGGTGTGTGTTTGCAGTACGAGTGTAAACGCAAGCAGATCTCTAAACCTGAGGCTCTGAATAGCTGGATTGACCTTCGAGCTACATACAGggtaaaaacacacacgcacacacacacacacacacacacacctgtacagtacgtgtgtgtgtctcacactGATAATTAAACTTTCTTGTCTACTTATCTACAGATTTTCTACTACCGCAAACCCAAAGGCCTTAACGGAGCCCTGCAGGACCTGGGCATTGAGTTCTCTGGGCGAGAACACtccggtacacacacacacacacacacacacacacacgcacgctgaGTGCTGTTGCAGCTTAAATTcacgcgtgtgcgtgtgtgtaggtCTGGACGATGCCCGGAACACGGCTCGATTGGCCTGGCGCATGATCAGAGACGGCTGCACGATGAAAATAACTAAATCTCTGAGCAGGGTGAGTGGGTCTCCTTCAGGTCCTCTCCTGTCCCTCAGAGACCTGCACAGGTGACCTCGGAATTCCACAATCCAGGAATCACCATTCAGCTTTCCATCTAAAATCCTGATTTAATATAATATGAGGTCAtcctgtctctcgctctctctctctccctctctctctttcaggcACCGCTGAAGTCTGGAGCGCCGGTGCGAGGTGTGTGTGCTGAAGGACTTGTGTGTAACAAGTGGGAAGAGAAGCAGCCGACACACATCggcgacacacacacagggttacacactgtgacatcatcacacacgAGTGTGTGTCAGAGTCTGGTGTCCCTGCACACCGTCCTGTCCTCCATCACCACCCCGCTGCACACACTGACCGTCACACACGCGTCACGCCCGGACACACCCGTTACACATGTGTCATGCCTGGACACGCCAGTGTCTGATTGGCCGGAGGACTTTGTGTTGACGGAATTCGGGGAGTCTGGTTCCTATGACGACGTGATATTAGAGGACTTCTCTGAAAACGTGCCCCATGACTCCACCTCTCATGTGTGTAAGACAAAGCCACGCCCACTTAACTCCAACCCCCCTTGTTCAATTAAAGACCCAATCAGATCTCTGAAAGGATTCGGCACAAGAACAACTCCCACAATCCCTTTCTCCATTTACAATGACCAATCACATcagtcctcctcctcctcctcctcctcctgttcagTGTTTCATGCTCCTTCCTTCGATCTGTCATCAACAGTCAACCAGTCAGCTCGGCCCGCCGTCGCCATCAACCAATCAGCTCGGCCCGCCGTCGCCGTCAACCAATCAGCTTGCTCCTCTATCCCTATAAACCAGTCAAAactctcctctgtctctgttAACCACTCTGCTTGCTCCTATTATTCTATCAACCAGTCACACAATTCCATCTCTCCCAACCAATCAGCTCTCTCCTATATCTCCATGAACCAATCCGCTCACTCCTCCTTTTCTATCAACCAAACCCGACCTTCTTGCTCTGTTAACCAATCatcactctcctcctcctctaagCAGTTGCCCCTCCCACCTCCAAGGGGTGGGCTTAAGATCACGGCTCCGCTGTGTGATTGTGGCCGGCGGTCAAGGAGGTTGACTGTGTGTAATGGTGGACCGAACCATGGCCGGGCCTTCTACACCTGTGCGGGGAGTAGGCGCTCAGGCCCCGCCCCTCGCGACTCAACTCATCCAGGCTCCACCAATCGTATAAATGGGTGTGGCTTCTTTAAGTGGGAGTCGGCACTGATTAAGTCCTCAGCTGTCAGCAGAAACACTTCAGCGCTGGGCTTCAACCTGAGTACAGCGGCTTCCAGAAACTTCCGAtgacttcctgtctgtctcatcctaaacctgtctgtctctcaccctaaacctgtctcactcactccaaacctgtctgtctgtctcatcctaaacctgtctgtctctcaccctaaacctgtctcactcactccaaacctgtctgtctgtcccaccCTAAATCTGTTTCACTCACAGAACGGTCTCTCACTCTAAACCTGTCTCACCCtaaacctgtctgtctctcaccctaaacctgtctcactcactccaaacctgtctgtctgtcccaccCTAAATCTGTTTCAATCACAGAACGGTCTCTCACTCTAAACCTGTCTCACCCtaaacctgtctgtctctcaccctaaacctgtctcactcactccaaacctgtctgtctgtcccaccCTAAATCTGTTTCACTCACAGAACGGTCTCTCACCCTAAACCTGTCTCACCCtaaacctgtctgtctctcaccctaaacctgtctcactcactccaaacctgtctgtctgtcccaccCTAAATCTGTTTCAATCAC
This genomic window contains:
- the eri2 gene encoding ERI1 exoribonuclease 2, coding for MSTKKLAKELGLIRKRTPSSSSLSHTSASNQLFSYLIVIDFESTCWREKNNHGQEIIEFPAVLMNTHTGQIESEFHSYVQPQEHPVLSSFCTELTGITQEQVEAGLPLQICLSRFTRWLHTLQQERDVVFPRDYTQTHPAVSGKPCAFLTWSDWDLGVCLQYECKRKQISKPEALNSWIDLRATYRIFYYRKPKGLNGALQDLGIEFSGREHSGLDDARNTARLAWRMIRDGCTMKITKSLSRAPLKSGAPVRGVCAEGLVCNKWEEKQPTHIGDTHTGLHTVTSSHTSVCQSLVSLHTVLSSITTPLHTLTVTHASRPDTPVTHVSCLDTPVSDWPEDFVLTEFGESGSYDDVILEDFSENVPHDSTSHVCKTKPRPLNSNPPCSIKDPIRSLKGFGTRTTPTIPFSIYNDQSHQSSSSSSSSCSVFHAPSFDLSSTVNQSARPAVAINQSARPAVAVNQSACSSIPINQSKLSSVSVNHSACSYYSINQSHNSISPNQSALSYISMNQSAHSSFSINQTRPSCSVNQSSLSSSSKQLPLPPPRGGLKITAPLCDCGRRSRRLTVCNGGPNHGRAFYTCAGSRRSGPAPRDSTHPGSTNRINGCGFFKWESALIKSSAVSRNTSALGFNLSTAASRNFR